A window of the Myripristis murdjan chromosome 15, fMyrMur1.1, whole genome shotgun sequence genome harbors these coding sequences:
- the LOC115373014 gene encoding uncharacterized protein LOC115373014 isoform X1 has protein sequence MGRGAGPTKSGRPLGPPGEDGPPFDMGPPGWGPPPPGGWGPPPPGGWGPPPPDDWGPPPPGGWGPPPPGGWGPLPPDDWRLPPPGGWGPRGPPPPGWGPRDRPPGWELYPDGWRLHPGDWDHRTDGWRPHPHDWRPGDPLPPPGWGPHPDDWRPGDPPPHPGWGQPGWGPDGPDPWGPDPPGPPALPPPPPVAYPPPETAAYGPMPMPVPPPACVPPPGYPAYPPPVDPNGYPSHPPPGWTGEAAPYVEEVMVNPPPEQPEWIKALISAPEKEATAAAASAEPAATKTPEPPAAAAAKPPAAATTTTEPPKPAQTPKSSKTAKPLGLLGKRTFDKPPPGRSTGIISFIGPSFGYIEREDLTKFSFSFDAFFGNPKAMTPGVRVHFTACKEKNKQIATDVKVAPGGTENVDPEIYEAVVTQPIVAPQPGERQYPGQVHVTIGQLMTNLTYDRKDCSVTLLMNDQVLVNLLTDIVTEKRRATNIKPKIPATFSHTKERRQTGVIVSLTDSEGIIRSDEHGELPFDVRENLSDIDFTSEDANEDVEFTIFTVKGEKKAIRIRRTKEPLLLTLCTNPGSPDQLGAPKAPPTIPKIDLGPNIRLDPELYEGIVSQPIIEPTASMQGYPGQIHANIGPIKTNVTFDHRDCGVTLLKNDHVLINLLVDMVTNKRRAANIKPKIPFTFNYTKETREKGVVSSLGAREGLITSMQHSELPFDFTENFSDTEFNANDVDKEVEFTVALVKGKKKAIRLRRLAAVAAAAAAAEDVVLQEQKKREEEEKRKEEEEKKKQEQEARMKQDEEEDRQKEAEKKKKEEVAAALAAARDKWTPLGFKISDPETPNDISKERFDGTVLKAISKFPLKEVKKEREEEVKVQEEEEGRAGGQQDGEGAAEKKVEVEPEKEEVPLGFGAKLNKDTGRLVMTVAGQQKQLPFGPGDLLTTATMMDGDKVRFNIATNRETKEERATYVEILHDSFEESTEQRRHGIVIEFSNDSGLIKCTQNPQLFFRMSEVMEKKKLELNEKVEFSVVPHETAEGGHQAIRIKRYTESVFLPVRKLAAVGASKGKMTIKLTKETKGSEDSKDRPETDKLKAVVKNLRAQDSKGSTGRRGGSPGRRRYGHSRSRSRSRSRSKSRSRSSSRSRSLARDQFGRYMRRKRSSSHDRDHKSSRHRRSRSRDRSHKRSHSRSRSRSRSRSRSRSRSRSRSRSRSRSSSRSRDKGKDRSSRKRKQSSRERETRHKRSRESSPPPRRGGVVDDELARKKRELEELNEMIAYKKSLVDLDPRGLDPGQRTCIDYDHGRIAIPLTEYKPVRSILKKRPDSCDYHYRPPSLDHLKPYDDPERSYYDRPYDSPYHDRLYADRYGDHPYVDRPYGDRAYGDRPYDDRIYGDRPYGSHPYTSRPYTDRYDVYDEPYDDKYYDQPYADRSYDRPYDPPPKHSRSPEPRSASPPAQSSQASSSTTQQPPPTQSASTTSLPAASTSQQQSAFSQPPFRPPSPKEPPPRSPSPKPGNPPLQPLPHQSPPSQKPLDRFLDILNKRVDPDVSSPVTNVPDTDDLLPHERAIQDGRGFSRIVGLAPEQPSSSLPLEEEKRTSSPKRSSMERTSEETKTEPYDKIQSLLRTIGLKLATGDVSKLASRAQEKLYTMKEKSSSVERETCSLSSQGEERRGSRTGSAELEHSHSPSPARSSSLEPHSRHKGITEYEGFLDQLEMEALKKAKQMQSLTKIGTAPEHSPSASSSPKPPSTPPSSQYQQLLPGSSHAAASYAWPPAVSSQYPPAQSTAGAPLPPNANAPPQRYGPPPGPPPGPPPRRPLGFPPFVPPASQPTSTAFPFLDKPPVVQPPDSSSPLQTLASSPPVPTSTPVILTTTSSTCENPQHSAISTTVARCLKVIETVKSLAGQTPVKPVKSVQFNLPTESPSASSVQTSGDTDNDVKAKQKEKLDQYNQRILEKREQQMKEMKEMYARKKQGDSALTAPGKLISSEPKNVWICGHSLVYWAESRAKSPEVGMQLGMDPSRVVIWWKGTQGMTWPQLLPQLHQLKVTWPNPDVLIMHLGGNDLSTDSPTDLLASVKKDLTSMRSIFPQCLLVWSNILPRRVWRHSADTHEVDLVRTTVNRRIHNIISELGGTALAHDNIRCGSHTGLYRQDGVHLSPTGIDTFNLNLQDFLEKWEMELNKASEKS, from the exons ATGGGCCGAGGAGCCGGGCCCACGAAGAGCGGCCGGCCCCTGGGGCCCCCAGGTGAGGACGGACCTCCATTCGACATGGGCCCGCCGGGCTGGGGCCCTCCGCCTCCCGGTGGCTGGGGTccgccgccccctggtggctgggGGCCTCCACCGCCAGACGACTGGGGGCCGCCGCCTCCCGGAGGCTGGGGGCCGCCGCCTCCCGGAGGCTGGGGGCCGCTACCCCCAGATGACTGGAGACTTCCACCCCCCGGAGGATGGGGACCAAGAGGGCCCCCGCCGCCGGGATGGGGACCAAGAGATCGCCCGCCAGGTTGGGAACTTTATCCGGACGGCTGGAGGCTGCACCCCGGGGACTGGGATCATCGTACCGACGGCTGGAGACCCCATCCGCACGACTGGAGGCCCGGGGATCCCCTGCCTCCTCCGGGCTGGGGGCCTCATCCGGACGACTGGAGACCCGGGGATCCCCCGCCGCATCCGGGCTGGGGACAACCGGGCTGGGGGCCGGACGGCCCGGACCCGTGGGGCCCTGACCCTCCAGGACCTCCGGCGCTGCCTCCGCCTCCTCCGGTCGCGTATCCGCCCCCAGAAACCGCAGCCTACGGGCCGATGCCCATGCCGGTGCCCCCTCCGGCCTGCGTCCCCCCGCCGGGTTACCCTGCCTACCCACCGCCCGTGGACCCTAACGGATACCCGAGCCACCCCCCACCCGGCTGGACAGGAGAG GCCGCCCCGTACGTGGAGGAGGTGATGGTGAACCCCCCACCAGAGCAGCCTGAGTGG atcAAAGCGTTGATTTCAGCTCCAGAGAAAGAGGCGACggctgcagcagcttcagctgaACCTGCGGCTACAAAAACACCAGAGCcacccgccgccgccgccgccaaaCCCCCggccgccgccaccaccaccaccgagCCGCCCAAACCAGCCCAAACCCCTAAAAGCAGTAAGACCGCCAAGCCGCTCGGCCTGCTGGGAAAACGGACCTTTGATAA gcctCCTCCCGGCAGATCCACCGGCATCATCTCCTTCATCGgg CCGTCCTTCGGCTACATCGAGAGAGAAGACCTCACCAAGTTCAGCTTCAGCTTCGACGCCTTCTTCGGGAACCCCAAGGCCATGACGCCCGGGGTCAGAGTTCACTTCACCGCCTGCAAGGAGAAG AACAAGCAGATCGCGACGGACGTCAAAGTGGCTCCAGGCGGGACGGAGAACGTGGACCCTGAGATCTACGAGGCCGTGGTGACCCAGCCCATCGTGGCGCCGCAG CCTGGCGAGCGGCAGTACCCCGGGCAGGTGCACGTCACCATCGGGCAGCTGATGACCAACCTGACGTACGACAGGAAGGACTGCAGCGTGACGCTCCTGATGAACGACCAGGTGCTCGTCAACCTGCTGACCGACATCGTCACCGAGAAGAGACGCGCCACCAACATCAAACCCAAGATCCCTGCCACCTTCAGCCACACCAAGGAGAGGCGGCAGACG GGAGTCATCGTGAGTCTGACGGACAGTGAAGGCATCATCAGGTCAGACGAGCACGGCGAGCTTCCCTTCGACGTGAGGGAGAACCTGAGCGACATCGACTTCACCTCCGAGGACGCCAACGAGGACGTGGAGTTCACCATCTTCACG GTCAAAGGGGAGAAGAAGGCGATTCGGATCCGCCGGACGAAGGAGCCGCTCCTCCTGACGCTCTGCACCAACCCCGGCTCCCCCGACCAGCTCGGCGCCCCCAAGGCCCCGCCCACCATCCCCAAAATCGACCTGGGCCCCAACATCCGCCTGGACCCCGAGCTGTACGAGGGCATCGTCAGCCAGCCCATCATCGAGCCCACG gcCTCCATGCAGGGCTACCCGGGTCAGATCCACGCCAACATCGGCCCCATCAAGACCAACGTGACCTTTGACCACCGTGACTGCGGCGTCACGCTGCTGAAGAACGACCACGTCCTCATCAACCTGCTGGTCGACATGGTAACCAACAAGCGCCGAGCCGCCAACATCAAGCCCAAGATCCCCTTCACCTTCAACTACACCAAGGAGACGAGGGAgaag ggtgtGGTCAGCAGCCTCGGGGCGAGGGAAGGCCTCATCACCTCGATGCAGCACAGCGAGCTTCCCTTCGACTTCACAGAGAACTTCAGCGACACCGAGTTCAACGCCAATGACGTCGACAAGGAGGTGGAGTTCACTGTCGCCCTG gtgaaaGGGAAGAAGAAAGCGATCAGACTGAGGAGGTTGGCGgcagtggcggcggcggcggcggcggcggaggacGTGGTCCTGCAggaacagaagaagagagaggaggaggagaagaggaaggaggaggaggagaagaagaaacaggagCAGGAGGCCAGGATGAAacaggatgaggaagaggacagGCAGAaggaagcagagaagaagaagaaggaggaggtggcGGCGGCGCTTGCAGCCGCCAgagacaag TGGACGCCGCTCGGCTTTAAGATCAGCGACCCCGAGACGCCGAACGACATCAGCAAGGAGCGGTTTGACGGCACCGTGCTGAAAGCCATCTCCAAGTTCCCTCtgaaggaggtgaagaaggagcgggaggaggag GTgaaggtgcaggaggaggaggaggggagggcaggaggacaacaggatggagagggagcagcagagaagaaGGTGGAGGTGGAGCCCGAGAAGGAGGAGGTTCCACTTGGATTCGGAGCCAAGCTGAACAAAGACACGGGCCGTCTGGTGATGACTGTTGCCGGGCAACAGAAACAGCTTCCGTTCGGTCCGGGTGACCTCCTGACCACCGCCACCATGATGGACGGAGACAAG GTACGGTTCAACATCGCCACGAACCGGGAGACTAAAGAGGAGCGAGCGACCTACGTGGAAATCCTTCATGACTCGTTTGAGGAGTCGACCGAGCAGCGCAGACAT GGCATCGTGATCGAGTTCTCGAACGACTCGGGGCTCATTAAATGCACCCAGAACCCGCAGCTGTTCTTCCGCATGTCCGAGGTGATGGAGAAGAAGAAACTGGAGCTGAACGAGAAGGTGGAGTTCAGCGTCGTCCCG CATGAAACAGCAGAAGGAGGGCACCAGGCCATCAGGATAAAGCGTTACACCGAGAGCGTTTTCCTGCCCGTCCGTAAACTGGCGGCAGTTGGAGCAAGTAAAGGAAAG ATGACCATCAAGCTGACAAAGGAAACGAAGGGTTCAGAGGACAG CAAGGACAGACCAGAGACAGACAAGCTGAAGGCGGTGGTAAAAAATCTGAGAGCACAGGACAGCAAGGGCAGCACAGGCCGAAGGGGCGGCAGCCCAGGTCGACGTAGATATGGccacagcaggagcaggagcagaagTCGGAGCAGGAGCAAGAGCAGGAGCAGGTctagcagcaggagcaggagtcTGGCCAGGGACCAGTTTGGCCGCTACATGAGAAGGAAACGCAGCTCCAGCCACGACCGTGATCATAAGAGCAGCAGACACAGGCGTAGCAGAAGCAGAGACAGGTCGCACAAGCGCAGTCACAGCCGGAGTCGCAGCCGGAGCCGGAGCAGGAGtcggagcaggagcaggagcaggagccgAAGCCGAAGCCGAAGCAGGAGTTCCAGCAGGAGCAGGGACAAAGGCAAGGACCGAtccagcagaaagaggaaacagagtAGCAGGGAGCGGGAAACAAGGcacaagaggagcagagagtCCAGCCCTCCTCCCAGGCGTGGAGGAGTTGTGGACGATGAGCTGGCAAGGAAGAAGAGGGAGCTAGAGGAGTTGAACGAGATGATCGCCTACAAAAAGTCTCTGGTGGACCTGGACCCCCGAGGACTGGACCCTGGCCAGAGGACGTGCATTGACTACGACCATGGCCGGATCGCCATCCCTCTCACCGAGTACAAACCTGTCCGCTCCATTCTGAAGAAACGACCAGACAGTTGTGACTATCATTACCGCCCTCCTTCTCTCGACCACCTGAAACCTTATGATGACCCAGAGAGATCCTATTATGACAGGCCGTATGACAGTCCTTACCACGATCGGCTGTATGCTGACCGCTACGGCGACCACCCCTATGTGGATCGTCCCTATGGTGACCGTGCCTATGGGGACCGACCTTATGATGATCGCATTTACGGTGATCGTCCGTATGGTAGCCATCCTTACACCAGCCGTCCTTACACCGATCGTTATGATGTCTATGATGAGCCTTATGATGACAAGTACTATGACCAGCCGTACGCTGACCGGTCTTATGACCGTCCATACGACCCGCCTCCCAAACACAGTCGGTCTCCAGAACCCCGCAGTGCTTCCCCTCCTGCTCAGTCTAGCCAAGCTTCTTCCTCCACCACACAACAGCCTCCCCCAACTCAAAGTGCCTCGaccacctccctccctgctgcttCTACCTCCCAGCAGCAGTCTGCATTTAGCCAACCACCTTTCAGACCTCCTTCTCCCAAAGAACCTCCTCCCAGAAGCCCCTCACCCAAACCAGGCAACCCTCCTCTGCAACCTCTTCCACACCAGTCTCCTCCAAGCCAAAAACCTCTTGACCGTTTCCTTGATATCCTTAACAAAAGGGTGGATCCTGATGTGTCATCACCAGTAACAAATGTTCCTGACACTGATGACCTTCTGCCTCACGAGCGAGCCATCCAAGACGGCAGAGGATTCTCACGGATCGTGGGATTGGCTCCCGAGCAGCCCAGCAGTAGCCTGCCCcttgaggaggaaaagaggacaTCAAGTCCCAAAAGGTCCTCAATGGAGAGAACAAGCGAGGAAACCAAGACAGAACCCTATGACAAGATACAGAGTCTTCTTCGAACCATAGGCTTGAAATTAGCAACGGGCGATGTGTCTAAACTGGCCAGCAGAGCCCAGGAGAAACTCTACACCATGAAAGAGAAGTCTTCatcagtagagagagagacttgcaGTTTGTCCTCTCAAGGGGAAGAGCGGCGAGGGAGTCGAACTGGCTCAGCTGAACTAGAACATTCCCACTCCCCCTCCCCAGCCAGGTCCTCTAGTTTGGAGCCACATAGCCGACATAAAGGTATCACAGAGTATGAAGGGTTCCTGGACCAACTTGAGATGGAGGCGTTGAAGAAGGCAAAACAGATGCAGAGTCTTACCAAGATAGGGACTGCACCTGAGCATTCACCTTCTGCCAGTTCCTCTCCCAAACCCCCTtccactcctccctcctcccagtaccagcagctgctgccagGCTCCTCCCACGCAGCGGCATCCTACGCCTGGCCTCCTGCAGTTTCTTCTCAGTATCCCCCAGCACAGAGCACAGCAGGTGCCCCGTTGCCTCCTAATGCAAATGCACCACCGCAGAGGTATGGTCCTCCTCCAGGACCTCCTCCTGGACCTCCTCCACGGCGTCCACTTGGATTCCCTCCTTTTGTCCCACCCGCCAGTCAGCCAACTAGCACAGCCTTTCCATTTTTAGACAAACCCCCAGTCGTTCAGCCCCCTGACTCATCCAGCCCTTTGCAAACGTTAGCCAGCTCCCCACCTGTGCCGACATCAACACCTGTGATTCTGACAACCACATCTTCTACCTGTGAGAACCCCCAACACTCAGCCATCTCTACAACAGTGGCTAGATGCCTGAAGGTGATAGAGACGGTGAAATCTCTGGCTGGACAGACTCCAGTCAAACCAGTCAAATCAGTCCAGTTTAATTTGCCCACAGAGTCTCCGTCAGCCTCCAGTGTCCAAACCTCAGGAGATACAGATAATGATGTCAAGGCCAAGCAGAAGGAGAAG ctggATCAATATAACCAGCGAATTTTGGAGAAAAGAGAGCAGCAGatgaaggagatgaaggagatgTATGCGCGCAAGAAACAAGGGGACTCCGCTCTGACTGCACCAG GAAAACTGATCAGCAGCGAGCCGAAGAATGTTTGGATCTGCGGTCACTCCCTGGTGTACTGGGCGGAGTCCAGGGCCAAGTCTCCAGAGGTAGGTATGCAGCTGGGCATGGATCCCAGCAGGGTGGTCATCTGGTGGAAGGGCACCCAGGGCATGACGTGGCCTCAGCTGCTGCCCCAGCTCCACCAGCTGAAGGTCACATGGCCCAACCCGGACGTCCTCATCATGCACCTGGGCGGCAATGACCTGAGCACCGACAGCCCCACCGACCTGCTGGCCTCCGTAAAGAAAGACCTGACTTCCATGAGGAGCATTTTCCCTCAGTGCCTCCTGGTGTGGTCCAACATCCTGCCCCGGAGGGTGTGGCGCCACTCGGCCGACACCCACGAGGTGGACCTGGTGAGGACCACGGTGAACCGCAGGATCCACAACATCATCTCCGAGCTTGGCGGCACCGCCCTGGCCCACGACAACATTCGGTGTGGCTCCCACACGGGGCTGTACCGGCAGGACGGTGTCCACCTGTCCCCCACGGGCATCGACACCTTCAATCTGAACCTGCAGGACTTTCTGGAGAAGTGGGAGATGGAGCTGAACAAAGCCTCTGAGAAGAGCTGA